A window from Listeria seeligeri serovar 1/2b str. SLCC3954 encodes these proteins:
- the hemG gene encoding protoporphyrinogen oxidase, giving the protein MKHIVIIGGGLSGLAAAYELQKTHPNYTWELVEKEEKLGGKFETVKRDGFLIEKGPDSFLARKPAGVELVNELGLADNLVANATGRSYIYHQKALHPIPEGSVMGIPTNKQALLASTLVSEIGKARALQEPTIPKNTTKEDQSIGDFFEVRFGKELVKTLIEPLLSGIYAGDIYKMSLRATFPQFEQTVAKHGSLMDGLQQNQKNTTGTKGTIGAFRTLTDGLETLPKAIEQALPSQNLHTNKQATQVLKKGSSYEISFENGDKISADGVIIAATHDVLVDLLADATTEPFANQPLTTLATVSLAYNENDVPILPDGTGYLVARTAPYKTTACTWVQKKWPHMVPKDKMLLRGFVGKAGETWLEEASDEAIVSAVLNDYAEIMDIESAPLFYEVSRMKSAMPQYLVTHQARLKQLKKNINADYPGVYFAGMSYQGVGIPDCIAGAKSAVNELTDFLKEV; this is encoded by the coding sequence GTGAAACATATTGTGATTATCGGAGGCGGCTTATCAGGGCTTGCAGCAGCTTATGAACTACAAAAAACACATCCGAATTATACGTGGGAGCTAGTAGAAAAAGAAGAAAAACTAGGCGGGAAATTTGAAACAGTAAAACGAGACGGTTTCTTAATTGAAAAAGGTCCAGACTCCTTTTTAGCTAGAAAACCAGCTGGCGTGGAACTTGTAAATGAACTAGGGCTAGCGGATAATCTAGTTGCGAATGCGACCGGACGCTCTTACATTTATCATCAAAAAGCGCTTCATCCTATTCCAGAAGGTTCGGTGATGGGAATTCCAACTAATAAACAAGCACTTTTAGCGAGCACACTTGTTTCAGAAATCGGAAAAGCGCGTGCCTTGCAAGAACCGACCATCCCAAAAAACACAACAAAAGAAGACCAATCCATCGGAGATTTTTTTGAAGTGCGGTTTGGCAAAGAATTAGTAAAAACATTAATAGAACCACTATTATCAGGGATTTATGCAGGAGATATTTATAAAATGAGTTTACGCGCCACTTTCCCACAATTTGAACAGACAGTAGCCAAGCATGGGAGTTTGATGGATGGCTTACAACAAAATCAAAAAAATACAACAGGAACAAAAGGAACAATTGGTGCTTTTAGAACACTAACTGACGGACTGGAAACTCTACCAAAAGCAATCGAACAAGCCTTACCATCCCAAAACTTACATACCAATAAACAAGCAACACAAGTATTAAAAAAAGGTAGTTCTTATGAAATTTCTTTTGAAAATGGAGACAAAATCAGTGCAGATGGTGTCATTATCGCAGCGACACATGACGTATTAGTAGATTTACTAGCGGACGCGACAACCGAGCCATTTGCAAATCAGCCGTTAACCACACTTGCGACAGTATCATTAGCTTACAATGAAAATGATGTACCGATTTTGCCTGATGGAACTGGTTATTTGGTAGCAAGAACAGCGCCATACAAAACAACTGCCTGTACATGGGTGCAAAAGAAATGGCCTCATATGGTGCCAAAAGACAAAATGCTACTAAGAGGATTTGTTGGTAAAGCTGGCGAAACTTGGTTAGAAGAAGCAAGTGATGAAGCGATTGTTTCGGCAGTATTAAACGATTACGCGGAAATAATGGACATTGAATCCGCGCCACTTTTTTATGAAGTGAGTCGTATGAAGTCAGCAATGCCACAATATTTAGTGACACATCAAGCTAGATTAAAGCAACTGAAAAAGAATATCAACGCGGATTATCCAGGAGTCTATTTTGCAGGAATGAGTTATCAAGGTGTTGGTATTCCTGATTGTATAGCTGGAGCAAAGTCAGCGGTTAATGAGCTAACTGATTTTTTGAAAGAGGTGTAA
- a CDS encoding PH domain-containing protein: MFEERRLHPIALIKEIITNVRRNIVPIVVALFSIFRGIESTGYLPSWAIYFIIIIVILLILTPAVLKYFTYRYTLEDQGIRIKYGLIFRKNTYIPYERIQTVQKKQWFFFIPFDVCQILIETAGGNGKAEADLVAVPVSVVDELKDLRDGKQQTIIEENNTDEEHLVAEEVTEVPEKTVMLQTKQLILMAVTSGGVFGTLLIVLAFLQQFREVIPTDWMESQAEELWKMGVIVMIVLIVIVLLVLWGISIVTTLFKYFQFKLMKFSDSLVVEKGLLERNHTTISLARIQGIIIIESPLRQMLGLVAVKVITAGNSGDEKQSGDILLLPIMKKELAFQILKEMLPNYLFDLEEMERAPKTSLRRFLQIYLGWTLIPAIIASILFFPFGLISMILPILAGMKAIASYRATGVLTGKHTLLIQARPIISKLTYVMRKERIQGLSIRKSIWMEKGHTSHLNVWLKSGSTSAEAYVRYLNQAQAVTIYNWYSPSKTTNEA; encoded by the coding sequence ATGTTTGAAGAAAGACGCCTCCATCCAATTGCGCTGATTAAGGAAATTATTACGAATGTGAGACGAAACATTGTTCCAATCGTTGTTGCCTTATTTTCGATTTTTAGAGGGATTGAAAGCACCGGTTATTTACCGAGCTGGGCGATATATTTCATCATCATTATTGTTATCTTGTTAATATTAACTCCAGCAGTTTTAAAATATTTTACTTATCGCTATACACTAGAAGATCAAGGGATACGAATAAAATACGGCTTGATTTTCCGCAAGAATACATACATTCCATATGAGCGCATCCAAACTGTCCAAAAAAAGCAGTGGTTTTTCTTCATTCCGTTTGACGTCTGCCAAATCCTTATTGAAACAGCCGGTGGAAACGGAAAAGCCGAAGCAGATTTAGTAGCTGTCCCAGTCAGTGTAGTCGATGAATTAAAAGATTTGCGAGATGGGAAACAACAAACAATAATAGAAGAAAATAATACAGATGAAGAACATTTAGTAGCCGAAGAAGTAACCGAAGTTCCAGAAAAAACAGTCATGCTTCAAACGAAACAGTTGATTTTAATGGCAGTAACTTCTGGTGGTGTATTTGGAACGCTTTTAATTGTACTGGCTTTCTTGCAACAATTTCGCGAAGTAATTCCAACCGACTGGATGGAATCGCAAGCCGAAGAACTATGGAAAATGGGCGTTATTGTGATGATTGTTTTAATTGTGATTGTACTCTTGGTTTTATGGGGCATATCAATCGTGACAACACTCTTCAAATATTTCCAGTTCAAGCTAATGAAGTTTTCAGATTCACTAGTTGTCGAAAAAGGATTACTAGAACGGAACCATACAACCATTTCGTTAGCGCGTATTCAAGGGATTATCATTATTGAATCGCCGCTTAGACAAATGCTTGGACTTGTTGCAGTCAAAGTGATCACCGCCGGAAATTCAGGTGACGAAAAACAATCAGGGGACATTTTACTTTTACCAATTATGAAAAAAGAGTTAGCATTTCAAATTTTAAAAGAAATGCTCCCGAATTATTTATTTGACTTAGAAGAAATGGAACGTGCTCCAAAAACAAGTTTGCGCCGATTTTTGCAAATTTACTTAGGGTGGACCCTCATCCCAGCTATTATTGCGAGCATTTTATTTTTCCCGTTTGGACTTATTAGCATGATTCTACCAATTTTAGCAGGAATGAAAGCCATTGCTAGTTACCGAGCGACAGGCGTTCTGACAGGTAAACATACACTTCTCATTCAAGCAAGGCCAATTATTTCAAAACTAACTTATGTGATGCGAAAAGAAAGAATCCAAGGCTTAAGCATAAGAAAGAGTATTTGGATGGAAAAAGGGCACACGAGTCACTTAAATGTTTGGCTGAAATCAGGAAGTACAAGTGCAGAAGCTTATGTTCGCTATTTAAATCAAGCACAAGCCGTCACTATTTATAACTGGTACAGTCCTTCAAAAACTACAAACGAAGCATAA
- a CDS encoding CopG family ribbon-helix-helix protein has product MLEKEKRMVISVELTQEMVQELDVVVEKEKMGRSEVIMEATQQFLQEKRARELRDEMERGYAEMATINFAIACECTHVEAEAEDRNISILGG; this is encoded by the coding sequence GTGTTAGAGAAAGAAAAGCGGATGGTAATATCCGTAGAACTGACACAGGAAATGGTACAGGAACTCGACGTAGTTGTAGAAAAAGAAAAAATGGGGCGGAGTGAAGTTATAATGGAAGCAACGCAACAATTTTTGCAAGAGAAAAGGGCACGTGAGTTAAGAGACGAGATGGAGCGCGGCTATGCGGAAATGGCGACAATTAACTTTGCTATTGCGTGTGAGTGTACCCATGTCGAAGCAGAAGCAGAAGACAGGAATATTAGTATTTTAGGAGGTTAA
- a CDS encoding RsbT co-antagonist protein RsbRA, which produces MYKDFANFIRTNKADLLNNWMNEMEKQSDQLINNIAKEPMYEETSQEFVDLIVSNITENGSKFNEKLDDFAEKVVHLGWPIHFVTTGLRVFGLLVYTAMRDEDLFLKREEKPENDAYYRFETWLSSMYNKVVTAYADTWEKTVSIQKSALQELSAPLLPIFEKISVMPLIGTIDTERAKLIIENLLIGVVKNRSEVVLIDITGVPVVDTMVAHHIIQASEAVRLVGCQAMLVGIRPEIAQTIVNLGIELDQIITTNTMKKGMERALALTNREIVEKEG; this is translated from the coding sequence ATGTATAAAGATTTTGCAAACTTCATCCGGACGAATAAGGCAGATTTACTAAATAATTGGATGAATGAAATGGAGAAACAATCAGACCAATTAATTAACAATATTGCAAAAGAACCTATGTATGAAGAGACAAGCCAAGAATTTGTTGATTTGATTGTTTCGAATATAACAGAAAACGGTTCTAAGTTTAATGAAAAGCTAGATGATTTTGCAGAAAAAGTGGTCCACCTGGGTTGGCCCATTCATTTTGTCACCACAGGCCTTCGTGTTTTTGGGCTTTTAGTATATACAGCTATGAGAGATGAAGATTTATTTTTAAAAAGAGAAGAAAAACCAGAAAACGACGCCTATTATCGCTTTGAAACATGGCTTTCATCCATGTATAACAAAGTGGTAACAGCCTACGCGGATACGTGGGAAAAGACAGTTTCCATCCAAAAAAGTGCTTTACAGGAATTATCGGCACCACTTTTACCAATATTTGAAAAAATTTCTGTCATGCCGCTAATTGGAACGATCGACACAGAGAGAGCCAAGTTGATCATCGAAAACTTACTTATAGGCGTTGTAAAAAATCGGTCAGAAGTGGTATTGATTGATATTACGGGGGTTCCGGTTGTTGATACAATGGTTGCGCATCATATCATTCAGGCGTCAGAAGCAGTTAGACTTGTCGGCTGTCAGGCGATGCTCGTAGGTATTAGACCAGAAATAGCGCAAACTATCGTTAACTTAGGAATTGAATTAGATCAAATAATCACGACCAACACAATGAAAAAAGGCATGGAGCGTGCGCTTGCTTTGACGAACAGAGAGATAGTAGAAAAAGAGGGGTGA
- a CDS encoding PH domain-containing protein, whose protein sequence is MELENLEKKLPKKIKTVWRQTEGIAVFVFLLCSVAAAVIFYYTEISLWWSLIGFGFTCLYAVFIYGFIIPFRFARWSYQIKPDEMEIQHGIIFRSRVLIPMVRIQHVETGQGPLLRRQKLVSLSITTAAKTHVIEAVNESESEELRHHILELVKVAKEDV, encoded by the coding sequence ATGGAACTTGAAAATTTAGAAAAGAAACTACCGAAAAAAATTAAAACTGTTTGGCGACAAACTGAGGGAATTGCTGTTTTTGTTTTCCTTCTTTGTTCGGTCGCAGCAGCAGTTATCTTTTATTACACGGAAATTTCGCTGTGGTGGAGCTTAATTGGTTTTGGGTTTACTTGTTTATATGCCGTGTTTATTTATGGATTTATTATTCCTTTCCGCTTTGCCAGGTGGAGTTATCAAATTAAGCCTGATGAAATGGAAATACAACATGGGATTATCTTTAGGAGCCGAGTATTAATTCCAATGGTTCGCATTCAGCACGTGGAAACAGGTCAAGGCCCGCTACTTAGAAGGCAAAAACTTGTTTCATTATCAATTACGACGGCAGCAAAAACACATGTAATTGAAGCGGTAAACGAGTCTGAATCTGAAGAACTTAGACATCATATACTGGAACTGGTGAAGGTGGCGAAAGAAGATGTTTGA
- the alr gene encoding alanine racemase, protein MVTGWHRPTWIEIDRSAIRENIKNEQNKLPKNVVVWAVVKANAYGHGIIEVAKTAKEAGAKGFCVAILDEALALREAGFQDDFILVLGATRKEDANLAAHNNISLTIFREDWLDGVHLETPLKVHLKIDSGMGRLGIRSAEEAEQIEAKIVQTDMFFLEGAYTHFATADQLETSYFEQQLAKFDAILKGLKSRPRFVHTANSAAALLQSQIGFDAVRFGISMYGLTPSIEIKSNLPFKLKPALALYTEMVHVKELAPGDSVSYGATYTATEREWVATLPIGYADGLIRHYSGFQVLVDGKKAPIIGRVCMDQTIIKLPYEFQTGSKVTIIGMDHGNSVTADDAAKYLDTINYEVTCLLTERIPRKYIN, encoded by the coding sequence ATGGTGACAGGCTGGCATCGTCCAACATGGATTGAAATTGACCGTTCTGCAATACGCGAAAATATCAAAAATGAGCAAAATAAGCTGCCAAAAAACGTAGTAGTCTGGGCTGTAGTAAAAGCAAACGCCTATGGTCATGGAATTATCGAAGTGGCAAAAACAGCCAAAGAAGCCGGTGCTAAAGGTTTTTGTGTAGCGATTTTGGATGAAGCACTTGCTTTAAGAGAAGCTGGTTTTCAAGATGATTTTATATTAGTTTTAGGGGCGACAAGAAAAGAAGACGCGAATCTCGCAGCTCATAACAATATTTCATTAACCATTTTCCGTGAAGATTGGTTAGACGGTGTGCACCTAGAAACACCTCTCAAAGTTCATTTGAAAATTGATAGCGGCATGGGGCGCTTGGGGATTCGAAGTGCGGAAGAAGCAGAACAAATCGAAGCAAAAATTGTGCAAACAGATATGTTCTTTTTGGAAGGAGCATATACACATTTTGCGACAGCCGATCAGTTAGAAACAAGCTATTTCGAACAGCAATTAGCAAAATTCGATGCCATTTTAAAGGGTCTAAAATCAAGACCGAGATTTGTACACACAGCGAATTCCGCAGCAGCGTTATTACAATCTCAAATAGGCTTCGATGCCGTGCGCTTTGGTATTTCAATGTACGGGTTAACGCCATCCATCGAAATTAAATCAAATTTACCTTTCAAATTGAAGCCAGCACTTGCACTCTATACCGAAATGGTTCATGTGAAAGAACTTGCGCCAGGCGACAGTGTCAGCTACGGCGCCACATATACAGCAACAGAAAGAGAGTGGGTTGCTACACTTCCAATTGGATATGCAGACGGACTTATTCGCCATTATAGTGGTTTTCAAGTGCTTGTAGATGGGAAGAAAGCCCCAATCATTGGTAGAGTTTGCATGGACCAAACTATCATCAAACTACCATATGAATTTCAAACTGGTTCAAAAGTAACGATAATCGGAATGGATCATGGTAATAGTGTAACAGCCGATGATGCCGCTAAATACTTAGACACGATTAATTATGAAGTGACTTGTTTGTTAACTGAGCGTATACCTAGAAAATACATCAATTAG
- a CDS encoding type II toxin-antitoxin system PemK/MazF family toxin, with translation MMVKRGDVYYADLSPVVGSEQGGIRPVLIIQNDIGNRFSPTVIVAAITAKIQKAKLPTHVEATRKDGFERDSVILLEQIRTIDKQRLTDKITHLDEELMAKVNKALEVSLGVVEF, from the coding sequence CTGATGGTGAAGCGTGGTGACGTATACTACGCGGACCTTTCCCCCGTGGTCGGAAGCGAGCAAGGGGGAATACGGCCTGTCCTCATCATTCAAAATGATATCGGTAATAGGTTCAGTCCAACAGTGATTGTGGCAGCGATAACTGCGAAAATCCAAAAAGCAAAGTTGCCTACACACGTGGAAGCTACTCGTAAAGATGGCTTTGAAAGAGATTCTGTCATACTTCTAGAACAAATTAGAACAATTGATAAACAACGCCTGACAGATAAGATTACACATTTGGACGAGGAACTAATGGCCAAGGTAAACAAGGCGCTGGAAGTCAGTCTAGGAGTAGTAGAATTCTAA
- the acpS gene encoding holo-ACP synthase — translation MIKGIGLDMIDLARVKQVLEKNPRFIERILTKKEIIQFEKYEGSRKIEFLAGRFAAKEAYAKANGTGFGRHLSFTDVEILQVEDGRPHVTMPIKSGETVFVSITHTERSAAAQVIIEV, via the coding sequence ATGATTAAAGGCATTGGGCTAGATATGATTGATTTAGCACGAGTAAAACAAGTTTTAGAAAAAAATCCACGTTTTATTGAACGGATTTTAACGAAAAAAGAAATTATTCAATTTGAAAAATATGAAGGTAGCCGGAAAATCGAATTTTTAGCTGGACGTTTTGCTGCCAAAGAAGCATATGCTAAAGCGAATGGTACAGGATTTGGAAGACATTTAAGCTTTACTGATGTGGAAATTTTGCAAGTGGAAGATGGTCGACCACACGTGACGATGCCAATAAAATCAGGGGAAACCGTTTTTGTAAGTATTACACATACGGAACGATCCGCTGCAGCACAAGTGATTATTGAAGTATAG